A region from the Nostoc sp. HK-01 genome encodes:
- a CDS encoding two component transcriptional regulator, winged helix family protein: MESHKEKILVVDDEASIRRILETRLSMIGYDVVTAGDGEEALETFRKSDPDLVVLDVMMPKLDGYGVCQELRKESDVPIIMLTALGDVADRITGLELGADDYVVKPFSPKELEARIRSVLRRVDKTGASGIPSSGVIHVGNIKIDTNKRQVYKGDERIRLTGMEFSLLELLVSRSGEAFSRSEILQEVWGYTPERHVDTRVVDVHISRLRAKLEDDPSNPELILTARGTGYLFQRIIEPGEE; the protein is encoded by the coding sequence TTGGAAAGTCATAAAGAAAAAATCCTGGTGGTAGACGATGAAGCCAGCATTCGCCGGATTTTAGAAACGCGCCTTTCTATGATTGGCTACGATGTTGTAACTGCTGGCGACGGCGAGGAAGCGTTAGAAACTTTTCGCAAATCCGATCCTGATTTAGTGGTTTTGGATGTGATGATGCCAAAGCTAGATGGCTACGGCGTGTGTCAAGAATTACGTAAAGAATCAGATGTCCCTATTATTATGCTAACAGCCTTGGGGGACGTTGCCGATCGCATCACCGGGTTAGAATTAGGTGCTGATGACTACGTAGTTAAGCCATTCTCCCCCAAAGAGCTAGAAGCACGGATTCGCTCAGTTTTACGCCGCGTAGATAAAACAGGTGCATCGGGAATTCCCAGTTCTGGGGTAATTCACGTAGGCAATATCAAAATCGATACCAACAAGCGACAAGTTTATAAAGGTGATGAGCGCATTCGCTTGACGGGAATGGAATTCAGCTTACTAGAATTGCTGGTTAGCCGTTCTGGAGAAGCTTTTTCCCGTTCCGAGATTTTGCAAGAAGTTTGGGGATATACACCAGAACGCCATGTAGATACGCGGGTGGTAGATGTGCATATATCTCGCCTACGCGCAAAACTAGAAGACGATCCCAGTAACCCAGAATTAATCTTGACTGCAAGAGGTACGGGTTATTTGTTTCAACGCATAATTGAACCTGGAGAAGAGTAA
- a CDS encoding DNA repair protein RadA: MPKPKTFYICNECGAESPQWFGKCPNCGTFNSLEEQIAIQSSVDVPTRGGVGSWHKEQNNGKSHAKPAKPRASLTFDQISDRQVTRWESGYGELDRVLGGGVVPGSMVLIGGDPGIGKSTLLLQVSNQLAQRYRILYVSGEESGQQVKLRALRLGVSKSVSVVGNGNGTATEAALDIEESAVTVNTEVLEVETVTDSSERIGADLYVLPETDLEEILREIDSLRPNVAVIDSIQTVFFPALTSAPGSVAQVRECTAALMKVAKHEDITMLIVGHVTKEGAIAGPKVLEHLVDTVLYFEGDRFASHRLLRTVKNRFGATHEIGIFEMVEHGLREVSNPSELFLGNRDDPAPGTAIVVACEGTRPIVVELQALVSPTSYPSPRRAGTGVDYNRLVQILAVLEKRVGIPMSKLDSYVASAGGLSVVEPAVDLGVAIAIVASFRDRIVDPGTVLIGEVGLGGQVRAVSQMELRLKEAAKLGFKRAIVPKGTKFPDLNLEILPVSKVIDAIIAAIPHQTLEDSDFDPDDDE, from the coding sequence ATGCCTAAGCCTAAAACCTTTTACATTTGTAACGAATGTGGTGCAGAATCTCCCCAGTGGTTTGGTAAGTGTCCTAATTGCGGAACCTTCAATTCTTTAGAAGAACAAATTGCCATACAATCTTCCGTTGATGTACCCACAAGAGGAGGGGTCGGCAGTTGGCATAAGGAGCAAAATAATGGGAAATCTCATGCTAAACCAGCAAAACCACGGGCTTCGCTGACATTTGATCAAATTAGCGATCGCCAAGTCACGCGCTGGGAATCTGGCTATGGAGAATTAGATCGAGTCTTGGGTGGTGGTGTTGTTCCTGGTTCAATGGTATTAATCGGTGGCGATCCGGGGATTGGTAAATCTACATTATTATTGCAAGTATCAAATCAATTGGCGCAGAGATACCGGATTCTCTATGTTTCGGGAGAAGAATCAGGACAACAAGTAAAATTGCGGGCGTTGCGTTTGGGTGTTTCTAAATCGGTGAGTGTGGTTGGTAATGGTAATGGCACAGCAACAGAAGCAGCGTTAGATATAGAAGAATCAGCAGTCACAGTAAATACCGAAGTATTAGAAGTAGAAACAGTAACAGACTCTTCTGAGCGTATAGGTGCAGATTTGTATGTCTTACCAGAAACTGATTTAGAAGAAATTTTACGGGAAATAGATTCTCTCAGACCAAATGTGGCGGTGATTGATAGTATTCAAACCGTATTTTTTCCCGCACTGACATCTGCACCTGGTTCTGTCGCCCAGGTGAGAGAATGTACCGCAGCCTTGATGAAAGTGGCGAAACACGAAGACATCACGATGTTAATTGTGGGACACGTCACCAAAGAAGGTGCGATCGCCGGGCCGAAAGTCTTAGAACACTTAGTAGATACAGTACTGTATTTTGAAGGCGATCGCTTTGCTTCCCACCGATTATTAAGAACCGTGAAAAACCGTTTCGGCGCTACCCACGAAATCGGCATATTTGAAATGGTGGAACATGGACTGCGAGAAGTTTCTAACCCTTCAGAGTTATTTTTAGGTAATCGTGATGATCCCGCGCCAGGTACAGCCATTGTCGTCGCCTGCGAAGGTACACGCCCGATTGTGGTGGAATTACAAGCCCTTGTTAGTCCGACAAGTTACCCCTCACCCCGACGCGCCGGGACTGGTGTAGACTACAACCGCTTAGTCCAAATTCTCGCGGTTTTAGAAAAACGCGTGGGAATTCCTATGTCAAAGCTAGATTCTTATGTCGCTTCGGCGGGTGGATTGAGTGTAGTCGAACCAGCCGTAGATTTAGGAGTAGCGATCGCCATTGTTGCCAGTTTCCGCGATCGCATCGTTGATCCAGGTACAGTTTTGATTGGGGAAGTCGGGTTAGGGGGACAAGTCCGCGCCGTTTCCCAGATGGAATTGCGGTTAAAAGAAGCAGCCAAATTGGGATTTAAACGCGCGATCGTCCCCAAAGGCACAAAATTTCCCGACCTTAATCTGGAAATCTTACCAGTATCCAAAGTAATTGATGCGATTATTGCTGCCATTCCCCATCAAACACTAGAAGATAGCGATTTCGATCCAGACGACGACGAATAG
- a CDS encoding hexapeptide repeat-containing transferase → MKQISHKITNKLERILLSFIPHIVKWEEYLQTKIKKYKHQQLKQQLKSVGSRVRFRDDIRIDHPQNVSFGNKIYIGTNVVLDGRGGITIGDNTTIGFNVVILSANHDYQSNALPYEHDIYIHKPVVIGKNVWIGANVLIIPGIVIGDGAIIAAGTVVTSNVEPLAIVGGQPSRIIKYRDKEHYDRLALEQANQAEVLSTNPHCEG, encoded by the coding sequence ATGAAACAAATTAGCCATAAAATTACAAATAAATTAGAGCGCATATTACTATCTTTTATCCCTCACATTGTCAAGTGGGAAGAATACTTGCAAACTAAAATCAAGAAATATAAACATCAACAACTAAAGCAACAATTAAAATCTGTCGGTTCTCGTGTGCGATTTAGAGATGATATTCGGATTGATCATCCGCAAAATGTTTCCTTTGGCAATAAAATTTACATCGGTACGAACGTTGTATTAGATGGTCGTGGGGGAATTACAATTGGTGACAACACGACAATCGGATTTAACGTTGTCATCTTATCAGCAAATCACGATTATCAAAGTAACGCTCTACCTTATGAACATGATATTTACATTCATAAACCTGTAGTAATTGGTAAGAATGTTTGGATTGGAGCTAATGTCTTAATTATTCCTGGTATTGTGATTGGAGACGGAGCAATTATCGCCGCAGGTACAGTTGTAACTTCTAATGTGGAACCTTTAGCAATTGTAGGTGGTCAACCTAGCAGAATCATTAAATATAGAGATAAAGAACACTATGACCGCCTTGCGCTTGAGCAAGCCAATCAAGCTGAAGTTTTATCTACAAACCCTCACTGTGAAGGATAA
- a CDS encoding protein kinase has translation MTCCLDPACHNPPHFDGVEYCSSCGAPLIALRNRYRPIQSIGGGGFGKTYLAEDIDKLNESCVIKQFAPQVQGTGALKKATELFEQEAKRLQQLGKHPQIPTLLAYFNEDKRLYLVQEFIEGQNLLKELQQQGHFTEDKVRELLLDLLDILKTVHQQKVIHRDIKPENIIRHSNGKLVLIDFGASKQLTATAVTQAGTQIGSFGYAPMEQMQGGEALPSSDLYSVGATCFHLLSGTHPWELWKRQGYGWVFSWRDHLRQGVSQEFGRMLDKLLQEESHHRYESVEELLKDLNPSPQPSVTHIQQEFANFPPTQLPIHQQLISFSPSSSPAIVSSQDQVLTKERLVDSPVNPEVSPQPSRQYTKLAKHLLLGVAITLVGTQIYSYVRYGLFPTNPVSLITRELTGKTSEMFLTGTLTGHVKSVRSVVFSPDSKTLFSASRDNTIKVWNLATGKEIRTLQGHSKSVSTIAISPDSKTLFSASRDNTIKVWNITTGKEIRTLEGHSDSVNSIAISPDGKTLISASRNKNPNITLWNTETGKEIRTLEGHSDSVNSVAISPDGNTFVSASADRTIKVWNLTTGQLIGTLEGHSDSVNSVAISPDGKTLVSASADRTIKVWNFATGKVIRTFIGHLGSVSSVAISPDGKTLASTSGDQTIKVWNLATGREIRTLTSYSDGFSSVAISPDGKTLARGSMDKTVKVWRLP, from the coding sequence ATGACCTGCTGCCTAGATCCAGCTTGCCACAACCCACCCCATTTTGATGGCGTAGAGTACTGCTCTAGCTGTGGTGCGCCATTAATCGCTTTGAGAAACCGCTACCGTCCAATTCAATCAATCGGTGGCGGGGGATTTGGTAAAACTTATCTAGCAGAAGATATCGACAAACTTAATGAATCTTGCGTCATCAAGCAATTTGCACCGCAAGTCCAGGGAACAGGCGCACTCAAAAAAGCCACAGAACTATTTGAACAAGAAGCAAAGCGACTGCAACAGTTAGGCAAACATCCGCAAATACCAACACTGTTAGCGTATTTTAATGAAGATAAACGCCTGTACTTGGTACAGGAATTTATTGAAGGACAGAATTTATTAAAAGAATTACAACAGCAAGGACATTTCACTGAAGATAAAGTTAGGGAATTATTGCTGGATTTATTAGATATTCTCAAAACAGTTCATCAACAAAAAGTTATTCACCGCGATATTAAGCCAGAGAATATTATTCGCCATAGTAATGGCAAGTTAGTACTCATTGACTTCGGTGCATCCAAGCAACTGACCGCAACAGCGGTGACGCAAGCGGGAACTCAAATTGGTTCTTTTGGTTATGCACCTATGGAACAAATGCAAGGTGGCGAAGCTTTACCCTCCAGTGATTTATATAGTGTTGGTGCAACTTGCTTTCACCTGTTGAGTGGAACTCACCCTTGGGAGTTGTGGAAACGACAAGGTTATGGCTGGGTTTTTAGTTGGAGAGATCATTTGCGACAAGGGGTGAGTCAAGAATTTGGGCGGATGCTAGATAAACTGTTGCAAGAAGAATCTCATCACCGTTATGAGTCAGTAGAAGAATTATTAAAGGATTTAAATCCATCACCACAGCCTTCTGTAACTCATATCCAGCAAGAATTTGCCAACTTCCCACCAACACAACTACCAATACATCAACAACTAATTTCATTTTCACCATCATCGTCACCAGCCATAGTATCTTCTCAGGATCAAGTACTCACAAAAGAAAGATTAGTAGATTCACCAGTAAATCCAGAAGTATCGCCACAGCCGTCGAGACAATATACTAAGTTGGCAAAACACTTGCTGCTGGGTGTTGCTATTACCTTAGTAGGAACTCAAATATATAGTTATGTTCGTTATGGTTTATTTCCGACTAATCCAGTATCTCTAATTACCCGTGAATTAACGGGTAAAACTAGCGAAATGTTCTTAACAGGAACTCTCACAGGTCATGTGAAGTCAGTTCGTTCCGTCGTGTTTAGCCCAGATAGCAAAACTCTTTTCAGTGCTAGTCGTGACAACACCATCAAAGTTTGGAATCTTGCAACAGGAAAGGAAATTCGTACTCTGCAAGGGCATTCCAAGTCGGTTAGTACTATTGCCATCAGCCCTGATAGCAAAACTCTTTTCAGTGCTAGTCGTGACAACACCATCAAAGTGTGGAATATTACAACAGGAAAGGAAATCCGCACTCTGGAAGGGCATTCCGACTCAGTGAATTCTATTGCCATCAGCCCAGATGGCAAAACTCTTATCAGTGCTAGTCGTAACAAAAACCCCAATATCACATTGTGGAATACTGAAACGGGAAAAGAAATCCGCACTCTGGAAGGGCATTCCGACTCAGTGAATTCTGTTGCTATCAGCCCAGATGGCAACACTTTTGTCAGTGCTAGTGCTGACAGAACCATCAAAGTTTGGAATCTCACAACAGGACAGCTAATTGGCACCCTTGAAGGGCATTCCGACTCAGTGAATTCTGTTGCCATTAGTCCAGATGGCAAAACCCTTGTCAGTGCTAGTGCTGACAGAACCATCAAAGTTTGGAATTTTGCAACAGGAAAAGTAATCCGCACCTTTATAGGTCATTTAGGCTCTGTTAGTTCTGTTGCCATTAGTCCAGATGGCAAAACCCTAGCCAGTACCAGTGGCGACCAAACTATCAAAGTTTGGAATCTCGCAACAGGGAGAGAAATCCGCACCCTCACATCTTATTCTGACGGGTTTAGTTCTGTTGCTATTAGTCCAGATGGCAAAACCCTTGCCCGTGGGAGTATGGACAAAACCGTCAAAGTTTGGCGGCTACCGTAG